A DNA window from Augochlora pura isolate Apur16 chromosome 9, APUR_v2.2.1, whole genome shotgun sequence contains the following coding sequences:
- the LOC144475183 gene encoding uncharacterized protein LOC144475183 isoform X3 encodes MEISPRKPSKRAQEPVDEWLQAKGYFRKHAPRDPTCLFRAVSEQVYMTQHYHLRVRKECVEFMRTMTQSAFENIVIPFDDYIDQMACFTEWGGRNEIQAMSLLYKKEFVIFSGQKQIQRIITNNGFKDAIYLCHTPQKQYESICTQDFVATAAYCQSIVYQILYRGVFNMVNLESTVHKMLHDRTATFRHDKFFLKGNIEMRDQLTAEIYNKVENGIDELDDAQSAGKNIPPFPYRVAKALDPNIYRNTDFDIWHEIRREVKNAGWTRHNSHELQVGGKCLIQMDFNEEDFDKANNNNVYVSSLEKDANYNDTKVLQKIDKQDPVYLFGHIQEMSKDRGPVLVFIEELGEKKIVPYSALKPLPLRKSKQSNWPPMCKRNMLLDSNQKWKKPYSAVSRKIKQTVSSVTISSGTVDKNGNNENCSDGINKNSIQWKKECLKEEQPQAYENYGLEKYGNYSVNTSSEMFPTKTNLDNTQSLVADIGQENDKGHKEKNTFENINTDKYSVKNSKPDNALSSDNNTGFDSYPIQRTQMENFYSPYSGEQISATQVDNILRSINCSVQKSVDVNGSDLPLSDPFTLRFFYNLGLECFRGGSNWNYLTNEQSSGAGQWYQGMPQNEDEITTIANGVMQHCAVSPQRSDHSSDQKENNSQLLNQESGDNCATVKDATVQNSEVAKTDEGKDALQPPREKTKDQEPVNRDSFRPSRNVLAPRFKRNSDNRYRTSSHFTHQGNQYSHSGPNTKSSKSQELKNDSVQQSMTAPHQMHDSTVAAMNSYQAPYMQQGMYSGMPYYANEAEAFANPFYPPNPGFFPIPCLPHSDIPDNGNMQPFSPHLFPGMDYTQAYPNVCPPYMCPPQPAPYNMPPQNMQEHWYAVAGQPHYMPYAPMLPVTTDGVCNGLTQNVNQSTSTPDCITMQVCSNL; translated from the exons atggaaatatcgcCCAGAAAACCGTCGAAACGTGCACAAGAACCTGTTGACGAATGGCTACAAGCTAAAggatattttagaaaacatGCACCTAGAGATCCAACTTGTTTGTTCAGAGCAGTCAGTGAACAAGTTTACATGACACAACATTATCATCTTAGAGTCAGGAAGGAGTGTGTGGAATTTATGAGAACAATGACACAATCAGCTTTTGAG AATATAGTGATTCCATTTGATGACTACATAGACCAAATGGCATGTTTTACTGAATGGGGTggtagaaatgaaattcaagcAATGTCACTGTTGTATAAAAAggaatttgtaatatttagtGGTCAGAAACAGATTCAACGTATTATTACTAACAATGGTTTCAAAGACGCAATCTATTTGTGCCACACCCCACAGAAACAATATGAAAGCATCTGCACGCAAGATTTTGTTGCAACAGCTGCCTATTGTCAAT CTATCGTTTATCAAATACTTTACAGAGGTGTATTTAACATGGTTAACTTAGAGTCTACTGTCCATAAAATGTTACATGACCGAACTGCTACTTTTAGACATGACAAATTTTTCCTCAAAGGCAACATAGAAATGCGAGA TCAGTTGACtgcagaaatatataataaagtagagAATGGAATTGATGAACTGGATGATGCACAAAGTGCTGGAAAGAATATACCACCATTTCCCTATAGAGTTGCAAAAGCTCTTGATCctaatatttatcgtaataCTGACTTTGACATATGGCATGAGATTAGAAGAG AAGTGAAGAATGCAGGTTGGACTAGACACAATAGTCATGAATTACAAGTTGGTGGTAAATGTTTAATTCAAATGGATTTTAATGAAGAAGATTTTGACAAagctaacaataataatgtctATGTGTCTTCGCTTGAGAAGGATGCTAATTACAATGATACAAAAgtattacaaaaaattgacaaacaGGATCCTGTGTATCTCTTTGGTCATATACAAGAAATGAGTAAAGATCGGGGACCCGTATTGGTTTTCATTGAAGAACTAGGAGAGAAGAAGATTGTGCCATACTCTGCTCTCAAACCGTTGCCTTtaagaaaaagtaaacaaaGTAATTGGCCGCCAATGTGCAAAAGGAATATGCTTTTAGACTCCA ATCAGAAATGGAAAAAACCGTACAGTGCAGTTTCACGCAAGATTAAACAGACGGTTTCTAGTGTGACTATTTCTTCAGGTACTGTTgacaaaaatggaaataatgaaaactgCTCTGATGGTATTAACAAAAACAGCATTCAGTGGAAAAAGGAATGTTt GAAAGAAGAACAGCCACAGGCATATGAAAACTATGGATTGGAAAAGTATGGTAATTACTCGGTTAAT ACCTCTTCTGAAATGTTCCCTACAAAAACGAATCTCGATAATACTCAATCATTAGTAGCGGATATTGGGCAAGAAAATGACAAAGgacataaagaaaaaaatacatttgaaaaCATAAATACTGATAAGTATTCagtaaaaaattcgaaacccGATAACGCATTAAGTTCTGATAATAATACAGGATTCGATTCGTACCCGATTCAAAGAACGCAAATGGAAAATTTCTATTCCCCATATTCTg GGGAGCAAATTTCTGCAACTCAAGTGGACAATATATTGCGTTCTATTAACTGTTCGGTACAAAAGAGCGTTGATGTAAACGGCAGTGATTTGCCGTTGTCAG ATCCATTTACTTtgagatttttttataacttaGGATTAGAATGTTTTCGCGGGGGCAGCAACTGGAATTATTTGACAAATGAACAGTCATCCGGTGCAGGACAATGGTACCAAG GTATGCCGCAGAACGAGGATGAAATTACAACCATTGCGAACGGTGTGATGCAGCACTGTGCAGTTTCGCCACAAAGATCGGATCACAGTAGTGatcaaaaagaaaacaacagTCAATTGTTAAATCAAGAAAGCGGGGACAACTGCGCGACTGTTAAGGATGCAACGGTACAAAATTCCGAAGTAGCAAAGACGGATGAAGGAAAAGATGCGTTGCAACCACCACGCGAGAAAACAAAGGATCAAGAGCCGGTTAACAGGGATTCTTTTCGTCCGAGTAGAAACGTTTTGGCTCCACGATTCAAGAGGAATTCAGACA ATCGATATCGTACATCTTCTCACTTTACACATCAGGGTAATCAATATTCACATTCTGGACCAAATACAAAGTCTTCTAAATCGCAAGAATTGAAGAACGACAGTGTGCAACAATCGATGACGGCACCTCATCAAATGCACGATTCAACGGTTGCAGCGATGAACTCGTATCAAGCACCGTACATGCAACAAGGCATGTATTCCGGGATGCCATATTATGCAAACGAGGCAGAAGCATTCGCAAATCCATTTTACCCACCTAATCCAGGATTCTTTCCAATACCTTGTTTACCGCATTCAGATATACCTGATAATGGCAACATGCAACCATTTTCGCCGCACTTGTTTCCCGGAATGGATTACACACAGGCTTATCCTAATGTATGTCCTCCGTACATGTGTCCTCCTCAACCTGCCCCATACAATATGCCGCCTCAAAACATGCAAGAACATTGGTATGCAGTTGCTGGACAACCGCATTATATGCCATATGCTCCCATGTTACCGGTTACTACGGACGGAGTGTGCAATGGGCTAACGCAAAACGTCAATCAGAGTACATCCACTCCGGATTGCATAACCATGCAAGTATGCTCAAACCTGTAA
- the LOC144475183 gene encoding uncharacterized protein LOC144475183 isoform X5, giving the protein MTQHYHLRVRKECVEFMRTMTQSAFENIVIPFDDYIDQMACFTEWGGRNEIQAMSLLYKKEFVIFSGQKQIQRIITNNGFKDAIYLCHTPQKQYESICTQDFVATAAYCQSIVYQILYRGVFNMVNLESTVHKMLHDRTATFRHDKFFLKGNIEMRDQLTAEIYNKVENGIDELDDAQSAGKNIPPFPYRVAKALDPNIYRNTDFDIWHEIRREVKNAGWTRHNSHELQVGGKCLIQMDFNEEDFDKANNNNVYVSSLEKDANYNDTKVLQKIDKQDPVYLFGHIQEMSKDRGPVLVFIEELGEKKIVPYSALKPLPLRKSKQSNWPPMCKRNMLLDSNQKWKKPYSAVSRKIKQTVSSVTISSGTVDKNGNNENCSDGINKNSIQWKKECLKEEQPQAYENYGLEKYGNYSVNTSSEMFPTKTNLDNTQSLVADIGQENDKGHKEKNTFENINTDKYSVKNSKPDNALSSDNNTGFDSYPIQRTQMENFYSPYSGEQISATQVDNILRSINCSVQKSVDVNGSDLPLSDPFTLRFFYNLGLECFRGGSNWNYLTNEQSSGAGQWYQGMPQNEDEITTIANGVMQHCAVSPQRSDHSSDQKENNSQLLNQESGDNCATVKDATVQNSEVAKTDEGKDALQPPREKTKDQEPVNRDSFRPSRNVLAPRFKRNSDNRYRTSSHFTHQGNQYSHSGPNTKSSKSQELKNDSVQQSMTAPHQMHDSTVAAMNSYQAPYMQQGMYSGMPYYANEAEAFANPFYPPNPGFFPIPCLPHSDIPDNGNMQPFSPHLFPGMDYTQAYPNVCPPYMCPPQPAPYNMPPQNMQEHWYAVAGQPHYMPYAPMLPVTTDGVCNGLTQNVNQSTSTPDCITMQVCSNL; this is encoded by the exons ATGACACAACATTATCATCTTAGAGTCAGGAAGGAGTGTGTGGAATTTATGAGAACAATGACACAATCAGCTTTTGAG AATATAGTGATTCCATTTGATGACTACATAGACCAAATGGCATGTTTTACTGAATGGGGTggtagaaatgaaattcaagcAATGTCACTGTTGTATAAAAAggaatttgtaatatttagtGGTCAGAAACAGATTCAACGTATTATTACTAACAATGGTTTCAAAGACGCAATCTATTTGTGCCACACCCCACAGAAACAATATGAAAGCATCTGCACGCAAGATTTTGTTGCAACAGCTGCCTATTGTCAAT CTATCGTTTATCAAATACTTTACAGAGGTGTATTTAACATGGTTAACTTAGAGTCTACTGTCCATAAAATGTTACATGACCGAACTGCTACTTTTAGACATGACAAATTTTTCCTCAAAGGCAACATAGAAATGCGAGA TCAGTTGACtgcagaaatatataataaagtagagAATGGAATTGATGAACTGGATGATGCACAAAGTGCTGGAAAGAATATACCACCATTTCCCTATAGAGTTGCAAAAGCTCTTGATCctaatatttatcgtaataCTGACTTTGACATATGGCATGAGATTAGAAGAG AAGTGAAGAATGCAGGTTGGACTAGACACAATAGTCATGAATTACAAGTTGGTGGTAAATGTTTAATTCAAATGGATTTTAATGAAGAAGATTTTGACAAagctaacaataataatgtctATGTGTCTTCGCTTGAGAAGGATGCTAATTACAATGATACAAAAgtattacaaaaaattgacaaacaGGATCCTGTGTATCTCTTTGGTCATATACAAGAAATGAGTAAAGATCGGGGACCCGTATTGGTTTTCATTGAAGAACTAGGAGAGAAGAAGATTGTGCCATACTCTGCTCTCAAACCGTTGCCTTtaagaaaaagtaaacaaaGTAATTGGCCGCCAATGTGCAAAAGGAATATGCTTTTAGACTCCA ATCAGAAATGGAAAAAACCGTACAGTGCAGTTTCACGCAAGATTAAACAGACGGTTTCTAGTGTGACTATTTCTTCAGGTACTGTTgacaaaaatggaaataatgaaaactgCTCTGATGGTATTAACAAAAACAGCATTCAGTGGAAAAAGGAATGTTt GAAAGAAGAACAGCCACAGGCATATGAAAACTATGGATTGGAAAAGTATGGTAATTACTCGGTTAAT ACCTCTTCTGAAATGTTCCCTACAAAAACGAATCTCGATAATACTCAATCATTAGTAGCGGATATTGGGCAAGAAAATGACAAAGgacataaagaaaaaaatacatttgaaaaCATAAATACTGATAAGTATTCagtaaaaaattcgaaacccGATAACGCATTAAGTTCTGATAATAATACAGGATTCGATTCGTACCCGATTCAAAGAACGCAAATGGAAAATTTCTATTCCCCATATTCTg GGGAGCAAATTTCTGCAACTCAAGTGGACAATATATTGCGTTCTATTAACTGTTCGGTACAAAAGAGCGTTGATGTAAACGGCAGTGATTTGCCGTTGTCAG ATCCATTTACTTtgagatttttttataacttaGGATTAGAATGTTTTCGCGGGGGCAGCAACTGGAATTATTTGACAAATGAACAGTCATCCGGTGCAGGACAATGGTACCAAG GTATGCCGCAGAACGAGGATGAAATTACAACCATTGCGAACGGTGTGATGCAGCACTGTGCAGTTTCGCCACAAAGATCGGATCACAGTAGTGatcaaaaagaaaacaacagTCAATTGTTAAATCAAGAAAGCGGGGACAACTGCGCGACTGTTAAGGATGCAACGGTACAAAATTCCGAAGTAGCAAAGACGGATGAAGGAAAAGATGCGTTGCAACCACCACGCGAGAAAACAAAGGATCAAGAGCCGGTTAACAGGGATTCTTTTCGTCCGAGTAGAAACGTTTTGGCTCCACGATTCAAGAGGAATTCAGACA ATCGATATCGTACATCTTCTCACTTTACACATCAGGGTAATCAATATTCACATTCTGGACCAAATACAAAGTCTTCTAAATCGCAAGAATTGAAGAACGACAGTGTGCAACAATCGATGACGGCACCTCATCAAATGCACGATTCAACGGTTGCAGCGATGAACTCGTATCAAGCACCGTACATGCAACAAGGCATGTATTCCGGGATGCCATATTATGCAAACGAGGCAGAAGCATTCGCAAATCCATTTTACCCACCTAATCCAGGATTCTTTCCAATACCTTGTTTACCGCATTCAGATATACCTGATAATGGCAACATGCAACCATTTTCGCCGCACTTGTTTCCCGGAATGGATTACACACAGGCTTATCCTAATGTATGTCCTCCGTACATGTGTCCTCCTCAACCTGCCCCATACAATATGCCGCCTCAAAACATGCAAGAACATTGGTATGCAGTTGCTGGACAACCGCATTATATGCCATATGCTCCCATGTTACCGGTTACTACGGACGGAGTGTGCAATGGGCTAACGCAAAACGTCAATCAGAGTACATCCACTCCGGATTGCATAACCATGCAAGTATGCTCAAACCTGTAA